A part of Prolixibacteraceae bacterium genomic DNA contains:
- a CDS encoding 3-hydroxyacyl-CoA dehydrogenase family protein has translation MTKIVEQIEDFGLSKKHRSKTLFSRIGIVGCGKVGQNIARIAAVNGIEVVFIEVSIEKIAEAKARIDSELDKRIDTWGLTPGEKKAILTRIIGSTDYADLADCDFVIEAIREQSEGLRIETRKDVFKDIEANVSKECIIATNSTTIAITELASELNHKERCVSLHFFIQSAEAKVCEVVKSLYTTEEVFQSVVTFVHMLNRSVVSASESAGLVSIRLFCTLLNEACETLMEGVSDIAGIDKTMKVGFGMRFGPFELADILGIDKIERYMENLYGEFGKVKYKPSPLIKKLSRAKRYGKDTLHGFYRYDEQGVIIKDDYFKS, from the coding sequence ATGACAAAGATAGTAGAACAAATAGAGGACTTTGGTCTAAGTAAAAAACACCGCTCAAAGACGTTGTTTTCTAGGATCGGTATTGTCGGATGTGGAAAGGTTGGCCAGAATATTGCACGTATTGCTGCAGTCAATGGCATTGAGGTGGTGTTTATTGAAGTCTCAATAGAGAAAATTGCGGAAGCTAAAGCACGTATTGATAGTGAATTAGACAAGCGTATCGATACTTGGGGCTTAACACCAGGAGAGAAAAAAGCGATCCTTACTCGTATTATTGGCTCAACGGATTACGCAGATCTAGCAGATTGCGATTTTGTTATTGAGGCAATTCGTGAGCAATCAGAAGGATTACGTATTGAAACAAGAAAGGACGTTTTCAAAGATATTGAAGCCAACGTTAGTAAAGAATGTATTATTGCAACAAACTCAACTACGATTGCAATTACAGAACTTGCTTCGGAACTTAATCATAAAGAGCGTTGTGTAAGTCTTCATTTCTTTATCCAATCAGCAGAAGCAAAAGTTTGTGAAGTGGTGAAGAGTCTTTATACTACAGAAGAGGTATTCCAAAGTGTGGTGACTTTTGTTCATATGCTTAACCGTAGTGTGGTTAGCGCTTCAGAATCAGCTGGACTTGTCTCTATTAGACTATTCTGTACTCTATTGAATGAGGCTTGTGAAACTTTGATGGAAGGGGTTTCTGATATTGCAGGTATCGATAAAACAATGAAAGTTGGTTTCGGTATGCGCTTTGGTCCATTTGAGTTAGCCGACATTTTGGGTATCGATAAAATCGAAAGATATATGGAGAACCTTTATGGTGAATTTGGTAAGGTAAAATATAAACCATCTCCATTAATTAAGAAGCTTTCTCGTGCGAAACGATATGGTAAAGATACTTTACATGGTTTCTATCGTTACGATGAGCAAGGAGTAATTATTAAAGATGACTACTTTAAGTCATAA
- a CDS encoding acetate kinase, protein MKVLVLNCGSSSIKYQLINMNTEAVLAIGLVDKVGMTGSYLKHEKESGEEVIFEGEILDHSAGIEYVLGVLTSEKHGCLKDLNEIDAVGHRVVHGGERFNSSVFITEEVVKEMQKCIDLAPLHNPPNLSGIEAISSLIPDVPQCGVFDTAFHQTMPEHSYMYAIPYKLYEKYGIRRYGFHGTSHRYVSERACEILGLDYKNSKLITCHLGNGGSLAAIKNGESMDTSMGFTPVEGLMMGTRCGDLDVGAVTYIMEKEQIGIKSFNTLANKHSGLLGVSGVSSDGRDVRKGVDEGNARCKLAVDMFDYRVKKYIGAYAAAMGGVDAIIFTGGIGENAMDHRESICSDLEFLGCQMDTEKNKVRGKEAVFSTDDSRVKLIVVPTNEELVIARDTIEIIKNR, encoded by the coding sequence ATGAAGGTTCTAGTATTAAATTGTGGTAGCTCCTCAATAAAATATCAATTAATAAATATGAATACTGAGGCCGTTCTTGCAATCGGTCTAGTAGACAAAGTAGGAATGACTGGTTCTTACTTAAAGCATGAAAAAGAGTCTGGTGAAGAGGTAATTTTCGAAGGAGAGATCCTTGATCACTCTGCAGGTATCGAGTATGTATTAGGAGTACTTACAAGCGAAAAACATGGTTGTTTGAAAGATCTTAATGAGATCGATGCTGTAGGTCACCGTGTTGTTCATGGTGGAGAAAGATTCAACTCTTCTGTATTTATTACCGAAGAGGTGGTTAAAGAGATGCAGAAGTGTATCGATTTAGCACCGCTACACAATCCACCAAACTTAAGTGGTATTGAAGCGATCTCTTCTTTAATTCCTGATGTACCACAATGTGGTGTTTTTGACACAGCATTCCATCAAACCATGCCAGAGCACTCTTATATGTATGCGATCCCATATAAACTATATGAGAAGTATGGTATTCGTCGTTATGGTTTCCACGGAACAAGCCACCGCTATGTCTCAGAGCGTGCTTGTGAGATCCTTGGTTTGGATTACAAAAATAGTAAGTTGATTACTTGTCACCTTGGTAACGGTGGTTCACTAGCTGCAATTAAGAATGGTGAATCAATGGACACAAGTATGGGATTCACTCCTGTTGAAGGACTTATGATGGGTACTCGTTGTGGTGACCTTGATGTTGGTGCTGTGACATACATTATGGAAAAAGAGCAAATCGGTATTAAATCATTCAATACCCTTGCGAACAAACATAGTGGATTATTAGGGGTTTCGGGTGTCTCTTCTGATGGTAGAGATGTTCGTAAAGGTGTTGACGAAGGAAATGCTCGTTGTAAACTAGCCGTTGATATGTTTGACTACAGAGTGAAAAAATATATTGGTGCTTATGCTGCTGCTATGGGTGGGGTGGACGCGATTATCTTTACTGGAGGTATCGGTGAAAACGCCATGGATCATAGAGAGAGTATCTGTTCTGATTTAGAGTTCTTGGGTTGTCAAATGGACACTGAGAAGAATAAAGTTCGTGGTAAAGAGGCTGTCTTCTCTACAGATGATAGTCGTGTTAAACTTATTGTTGTTCCAACAAATGAGGAGTTAGTTATTGCGCGTGATACTATTGAAATTATTAAAAACAGATAA
- the buk gene encoding butyrate kinase: MKETKILAINPGSTSTKIAVFQNKKCIFLKTIRHSAEELSQYETIYDQFHFRKKMILKELGTENIGPGAVNVIIARGGVTKPLESGVYEINQAMVDDLNSREYGMHASNLAPLLAFDLASKIPNTKAFISDPVVTDELDALARTAGHPLFERRSIFHALNQKAVARAYANSISKPYESLNLIVAHLGGGVSVGIHDHGSVVDVNNALDGEGPISPERSGSLPNGQLVDLCFTGDYTQSEIRKMICGNGGFVAHLGTSDGLEIQNRAEAGDEKCKHLLDVMAYQVAKTIGEMATVVAGKVDAILITGGLAYDKKMVAEISRRVSFLAPISVHPGEDEMEAMFSNAQRHLDGQEALKEYK; this comes from the coding sequence ATGAAAGAGACTAAAATTTTAGCAATCAACCCAGGGTCTACATCGACTAAAATTGCAGTATTTCAGAACAAGAAATGTATTTTCTTGAAAACTATTAGACATTCGGCAGAGGAGTTATCTCAGTATGAAACCATATATGATCAATTTCATTTCCGTAAGAAAATGATATTAAAGGAGCTCGGAACTGAAAATATTGGTCCTGGTGCTGTGAATGTTATTATTGCTCGTGGTGGAGTTACTAAACCTCTTGAATCAGGGGTTTATGAGATAAACCAAGCGATGGTGGATGACTTAAATAGTCGTGAATATGGAATGCATGCAAGTAATCTGGCTCCACTATTGGCATTTGACTTGGCATCAAAAATTCCAAATACAAAAGCTTTCATTTCAGATCCTGTAGTTACAGATGAACTCGACGCGTTGGCAAGAACAGCTGGTCATCCACTTTTTGAGAGACGTTCTATTTTTCATGCCTTGAATCAAAAGGCGGTAGCCAGAGCTTATGCAAACAGTATCTCCAAACCTTATGAGTCGTTGAATCTAATTGTAGCACATCTTGGAGGAGGTGTCTCTGTTGGTATCCATGATCATGGTTCTGTGGTAGATGTAAACAATGCTTTGGATGGCGAAGGTCCGATATCACCAGAACGTAGTGGTTCACTACCTAATGGTCAATTGGTTGATCTTTGTTTTACTGGTGATTATACACAATCTGAGATCAGAAAGATGATATGTGGTAATGGTGGTTTTGTTGCACACCTTGGAACTTCTGATGGTCTTGAAATCCAAAATAGAGCAGAAGCAGGAGATGAGAAGTGTAAGCATTTGCTAGATGTGATGGCATACCAAGTGGCTAAAACTATTGGAGAGATGGCAACAGTCGTTGCTGGTAAGGTGGATGCTATTTTGATTACTGGAGGATTAGCATACGATAAAAAGATGGTTGCTGAAATTTCACGTCGTGTTTCATTCCTAGCACCTATTAGTGTTCATCCAGGTGAGGATGAGATGGAAGCGATGTTCTCAAATGCCCAACGTCATTTAGATGGGCAAGAAGCTTTGAAAGAGTATAAGTAG
- a CDS encoding IS1380 family transposase: MSTITKIGISRSKLSDRAGLSLIMNFIKNIGFYSLVSNKFLSKIPYSGYGLTLESFFCQMVAHFIDGTHSSICSFDRKKLSASYAPVIGIEKNELASSFQIKRFIVKLSQLSNSELSEILNELFIWRLLHEKPKVIVLGVDTMVMDNNYSEKKEDNKPTYKKVKGFQPLHISWENSLIDVLFRPGNHHSNHGNDYTERVKHIVDLIRSRYSESVPIIVCSDSGFLDEKAFNFFDQLNISFITTGKMYKDITSELEHIKRGDCEKYTNGTLQWDLYDFGNKLKSWSKFWRCIATSLSREEDGQRVLDLSGPDNLIYTNIGKNKISDERLKKADMSDVLTAKGIVQLSHHRGADELIHRSLKELATTESLPFKKFNQNKVYYYILAMSHSLFEAYKNDISYDKISDKAYPNTFRRKLIDFAGEIVEGGRNTTLRIAKEVQEEFDIKELWERCLKPPVILFTAA; encoded by the coding sequence ATGTCAACGATAACAAAAATAGGTATTTCACGCTCCAAATTATCAGATCGAGCTGGACTATCACTGATTATGAATTTTATTAAAAATATTGGATTCTATTCCCTAGTATCAAACAAGTTTCTATCAAAGATCCCCTACAGTGGGTATGGTTTAACATTGGAATCATTTTTTTGTCAAATGGTCGCACATTTTATTGATGGAACTCACAGTTCAATCTGTTCCTTTGATAGAAAAAAACTCAGTGCATCATACGCACCCGTTATTGGTATTGAGAAGAATGAATTAGCCTCTAGTTTTCAAATAAAACGATTCATAGTAAAACTGTCACAACTATCAAACAGTGAACTGTCTGAGATTCTAAATGAGCTCTTTATTTGGCGATTACTACATGAAAAGCCTAAGGTTATTGTTCTTGGGGTAGACACAATGGTAATGGACAACAATTATTCAGAGAAGAAAGAAGACAATAAACCGACGTATAAAAAAGTAAAAGGTTTTCAACCTCTTCATATATCATGGGAGAACTCCCTTATAGATGTCCTATTTCGTCCTGGTAATCACCACTCTAATCATGGCAATGATTATACCGAGAGAGTAAAACATATTGTAGATTTGATTAGATCTCGTTATAGCGAATCTGTCCCTATAATCGTTTGTTCAGATAGTGGCTTTCTAGATGAAAAAGCATTCAACTTTTTTGATCAGTTGAATATCTCTTTCATTACAACAGGAAAAATGTATAAAGACATAACCTCTGAACTAGAACACATTAAACGAGGTGATTGTGAGAAATATACTAATGGAACGTTACAATGGGATCTCTATGATTTTGGCAATAAATTAAAGAGCTGGAGTAAGTTTTGGCGCTGCATCGCAACTTCATTGTCTCGAGAAGAAGATGGTCAGAGAGTATTAGATCTGTCAGGTCCTGACAATTTGATTTACACCAATATTGGAAAAAATAAAATCTCAGACGAACGATTAAAAAAAGCAGATATGAGTGATGTTTTAACTGCGAAAGGTATAGTTCAGTTATCTCACCATAGAGGTGCAGACGAATTAATTCATCGTAGCCTAAAAGAGTTGGCTACTACTGAATCATTGCCATTTAAGAAATTTAATCAGAATAAGGTCTATTACTATATTCTGGCAATGAGCCATTCACTTTTTGAGGCCTATAAGAATGACATTTCCTACGATAAAATATCGGACAAAGCATATCCAAATACATTTAGAAGAAAATTAATCGATTTTGCTGGTGAAATTGTTGAAGGAGGAAGAAATACAACTTTAAGAATCGCAAAAGAGGTACAAGAAGAATTTGATATTAAAGAATTATGGGAAAGATGTTTAAAACCTCCAGTTATATTATTTACAGCAGCTTAG
- a CDS encoding ATP-binding cassette domain-containing protein, with amino-acid sequence MISVDNLGVEFSGTTLFSNISFVINPSDRVALMGKNGAGKSTLLKIIAGAQTPSNGKVSAPKDAVIGYLPQHLLLNDERTVFEETSQAYAEVLEMQHRLEFLNGELTTRTDYESDDYSLIIEEVSTLSEKLYSEGEINFDAEIEKVLIGLGFSRNDFNRPTKEFSGGWRMRIELAKLLLKNPDLILLDEPTNHLDIESVQWLENYLIESSKAVMIISHDRAFVDSITTRTIEVTMGRIYDYKVNYSNYLQLRAERREKQLKAYDEQQKMIDANQDFIERFKGTYSKTNQVQSRVRMLEKLVRIEVDQEDTSRLRVKFPPAPRSGDYPVIADGIYKSYGELNVFEDVSMTIERGDKVAFLGKNGEGKSTMIKCIMKQLEHEGTLQIGHNAQIAYFAQDEASQLDETQSVFDTIDDVAKGDIRTKIKDYLGAFMFSKEDWDKKVKVLSGGERTRLAMVKLLLEPTNVLILDEPTNHLDLRTKDILKQALIDFDGTIILVSHDRDFLDGLVEKVFEFKNKKVKEHLEGISEFLERIKANSIQEYEK; translated from the coding sequence ATGATATCGGTAGACAATTTAGGCGTTGAATTTAGCGGAACAACGCTTTTTAGTAATATATCCTTTGTTATCAATCCTAGTGACAGGGTTGCTCTAATGGGGAAAAATGGAGCAGGTAAATCTACTCTTTTAAAAATTATTGCAGGTGCTCAAACACCTTCGAATGGAAAAGTATCTGCACCCAAAGATGCAGTGATAGGTTATCTTCCACAGCATCTATTATTAAATGACGAAAGAACCGTTTTTGAAGAGACATCTCAAGCTTATGCCGAAGTGCTGGAGATGCAGCATCGACTGGAGTTCTTAAATGGTGAATTGACAACTCGTACAGATTATGAGTCGGATGACTACTCTCTGATTATTGAAGAAGTTTCTACCCTTAGCGAGAAATTATACAGTGAGGGGGAGATTAATTTCGATGCGGAGATCGAGAAGGTGCTTATAGGATTAGGCTTCTCTCGTAATGATTTTAATCGTCCTACGAAAGAGTTTAGTGGGGGATGGAGAATGCGAATTGAATTGGCAAAATTGCTATTAAAGAATCCTGATCTGATTCTTCTCGATGAGCCTACCAACCACCTAGACATTGAGTCCGTTCAATGGTTAGAGAATTATTTGATTGAATCATCAAAAGCAGTGATGATTATTTCTCATGATAGAGCATTTGTAGATAGTATTACTACACGTACCATTGAGGTGACAATGGGGCGTATCTATGACTATAAGGTGAACTACTCGAACTATCTTCAATTGAGAGCTGAACGTCGTGAGAAACAGCTAAAAGCTTACGATGAACAGCAGAAGATGATTGATGCAAATCAAGATTTCATCGAACGATTTAAAGGAACCTATTCTAAAACCAATCAGGTTCAATCTCGTGTACGAATGTTAGAGAAATTGGTGCGAATTGAAGTAGATCAAGAGGACACCTCACGTCTTCGTGTGAAATTCCCCCCTGCACCTCGTTCTGGTGATTATCCTGTAATTGCTGATGGAATCTATAAAAGCTATGGAGAATTAAATGTCTTTGAAGATGTTTCAATGACTATTGAAAGAGGGGATAAGGTCGCTTTTCTTGGAAAGAATGGTGAAGGAAAATCGACCATGATTAAGTGTATCATGAAACAGTTGGAGCATGAAGGAACACTTCAAATTGGTCATAATGCCCAGATCGCTTATTTTGCCCAAGATGAGGCTTCACAATTGGATGAGACACAATCTGTTTTTGATACTATCGATGACGTGGCCAAAGGGGATATCCGTACAAAAATCAAGGACTATCTTGGAGCTTTCATGTTTAGTAAGGAAGATTGGGATAAGAAAGTGAAAGTGTTATCTGGTGGAGAGAGAACACGTTTGGCCATGGTGAAGCTCCTTTTGGAACCAACCAATGTGCTAATTCTCGATGAGCCTACCAACCACTTAGATCTACGTACCAAAGATATCCTTAAACAGGCATTAATAGATTTTGATGGGACCATTATCCTTGTTTCTCACGATAGAGACTTCTT